A genomic segment from Tuwongella immobilis encodes:
- a CDS encoding flavoprotein, with the protein MANIVLGVTGSVAAIRTPALDAAFRQQGHAVRIVATHAATYFFDPIAIAPHPEHPHQRDPSRLTLDADEWPGHDSGRRWERDDPVLHIELRNWADVLVIAPLDANTLAKMACGICDNCLTCVWRAWDTQRPVVLAPAMNTLMWQHPMTRRQLRMLAVDAGAAHIPGHLDELGVIACINDRSPTLRIAPPQSKRLACGDIGIGAIAEVQTIVEMTLALIQPSNPPPAT; encoded by the coding sequence ATGGCAAATATCGTCTTGGGCGTCACTGGTTCGGTCGCGGCGATCCGCACTCCCGCGTTGGATGCCGCCTTTCGACAGCAGGGGCACGCCGTGCGAATCGTCGCCACTCATGCCGCAACGTATTTTTTCGATCCTATCGCAATTGCTCCGCATCCCGAGCATCCCCACCAGCGCGATCCGAGCCGATTGACGCTCGATGCGGATGAGTGGCCCGGTCACGATTCGGGGCGACGCTGGGAGCGGGATGATCCGGTGCTGCATATCGAATTGCGAAACTGGGCGGATGTGTTGGTGATCGCGCCGCTTGACGCAAACACTTTGGCTAAAATGGCTTGCGGCATTTGCGATAATTGCCTGACCTGTGTTTGGCGAGCCTGGGACACGCAGCGGCCGGTGGTGCTGGCCCCCGCCATGAACACTCTGATGTGGCAACACCCGATGACGCGGCGGCAACTTCGCATGCTTGCGGTCGATGCCGGGGCCGCCCACATTCCCGGCCATCTCGACGAACTCGGCGTCATTGCCTGCATCAACGATCGCAGCCCCACGCTCCGCATCGCCCCCCCCCAATCCAAGCGGTTGGCCTGCGGCGATATCGGCATTGGAGCCATTGCCGAAGTGCAAACCATTGTGGAGATGACACTTGCGCTGATTCAGCCGTCGAATCCACCCCCAGCAACCTAA
- the infC gene encoding translation initiation factor IF-3 gives MIRSWGVEGDFAPTTHPKVPFSPMATYWGQSSARSRRISRLTPNDRNVPPPGPGARSGPRINEQIRLTPIRVIGANGEQLGIIPTSQAMEMARELNLDLVEVAATERPPVCKIMDYGKFRYQQSRKSGKTKSHQQKTKEIRVRPKTGEHDVETKLAQARKFLEASDKVLLKVQFRGREIQHIEEGQRIIQAMIEKLLEVGKLERPPSLEGKQMSAILAPKSSKS, from the coding sequence ATGATTAGGAGTTGGGGAGTTGAGGGGGACTTCGCACCCACAACCCACCCGAAAGTACCATTCTCCCCAATGGCGACCTATTGGGGGCAGTCATCAGCAAGGAGTCGGCGTATCTCACGTCTCACACCGAACGATCGCAATGTCCCGCCGCCCGGACCGGGCGCACGCAGTGGTCCCCGGATCAATGAACAGATCCGACTGACCCCCATTCGCGTCATCGGCGCCAACGGGGAACAGTTAGGGATCATTCCCACGTCGCAAGCGATGGAAATGGCACGCGAGCTGAATCTCGACCTTGTCGAAGTCGCGGCGACGGAACGCCCGCCGGTGTGCAAGATCATGGACTACGGGAAGTTCCGCTATCAGCAATCCCGTAAAAGCGGCAAAACCAAGTCGCACCAGCAAAAAACCAAGGAAATTCGCGTCCGCCCCAAAACTGGCGAGCACGACGTCGAAACCAAACTGGCCCAAGCTCGCAAATTCTTGGAAGCCTCGGATAAAGTGCTGCTGAAGGTCCAATTCCGCGGTCGAGAAATCCAACACATCGAAGAAGGTCAACGCATCATCCAAGCGATGATCGAAAAACTACTCGAAGTTGGAAAACTCGAACGCCCGCCCTCGCT
- a CDS encoding phosphopantothenoylcysteine decarboxylase domain-containing protein — translation MRWLITAGNTQTPIDQVRCITNIFTGKTGATIAWAAWDAGMQVTLATSHPEALQAVRAESTPTDRFRVLPYRTFDDLANILEVETTQGEYDTIVHCAAVSDYRVAGIFSPETGTSFDSTAATWHTTDRGPAKLVDRQAGKVKSDEPELWMRLVRTPKLIDRIRNPWGFRGVLVKFKLEVGPTEAELRQIAVKSRQQSDADLIVANTLEGASDWAIIGPVLESVDATDAAADADAYPRIERNALASRLYQEVARLHATRYRRG, via the coding sequence ATGCGCTGGCTCATCACCGCAGGTAACACGCAAACCCCCATCGATCAGGTGCGATGCATCACCAACATTTTCACCGGCAAAACGGGGGCGACCATCGCCTGGGCCGCCTGGGATGCCGGAATGCAGGTCACCTTGGCCACGTCGCATCCCGAAGCCCTGCAAGCGGTTCGGGCCGAATCAACCCCAACTGACCGCTTCCGCGTGCTGCCGTATCGTACCTTCGATGATTTGGCGAATATCCTCGAAGTCGAGACAACGCAGGGAGAATATGATACGATTGTCCACTGTGCGGCGGTGAGTGATTATCGTGTGGCCGGAATTTTCAGCCCAGAAACTGGGACGTCATTCGACTCCACCGCCGCAACCTGGCATACCACCGACCGCGGACCGGCAAAGTTGGTCGATCGGCAAGCCGGGAAGGTGAAATCCGATGAGCCGGAACTCTGGATGCGGCTGGTTCGCACACCGAAGTTGATCGACCGAATTCGCAATCCGTGGGGATTTCGCGGCGTGTTGGTCAAATTCAAACTCGAAGTCGGGCCGACCGAAGCCGAACTGCGGCAGATTGCGGTGAAGTCCCGCCAGCAATCCGATGCCGATTTGATTGTGGCCAACACTTTGGAAGGGGCGTCCGATTGGGCAATCATCGGCCCCGTATTGGAATCGGTGGATGCGACCGATGCGGCGGCGGATGCGGATGCGTACCCCCGAATTGAACGCAACGCATTGGCATCACGATTGTACCAAGAAGTGGCTCGATTGCACGCAACGCGATACCGACGAGGATAG